GCACCTGAACCTGACTGCACCTGAACCTGACTGCACCTGAACCTGACTGCACCTGAACCTGACTGCACCTGAACCCAGACTGCACCTGAACCCAGACTGCACCTGAACCAGACTGCACCTGAACCAGACTGCACCTGAACCAGACTGCACCTGAACCCAGACTGCACCTGAACCCAGACTGCACCTGAACCAGACTGCACCTGAACCAGACTGCACCTGAACCAGACTGCACCTGAACCAGACTGCACCTGAACCAGACTGCACCTGAACCAGACTGCACCTGAACCAGACTGCACCTGAACCAGACTGCACCTGAACCAGACCGCACCTGAACCAGACCGCACCTGAACCAGACTGCACCTGAACCCAGACTGCACCTGAACCAGACTGCACCTGAACCTGACCAAATGTAAACCAATCACGTGTCTGTTTTTTGCAGATTGTACAACATGCGTGTTGAAGACTCTGCAGACATTGACTGGGACGAGGTGGCTCAGAATGTTgggtgaggtcaaaggtcacagtgaccgtTCATGAGTCTGAGCACTTAATTTGGTCAGTTATGACTCATTGAGGCACTGATGTAGTACTTATGACGCACTGGTGTAGTACTTTGTAGACCTAATGTAGTACATATCAAGTACTGTGTAGTAACTGTAGTGATTTGCTGTTTTGTTGCAGTGAGGTGActactgtgtgtgtacagaagACTTTTCACAGACTGAAAGTCTCCAGAGTTCCCAACTGGACCAGTTCACCATATGGAGGTTAGTATGTAGGTTTACAGATGCTTGCACACGGAGGAGACATGGTATTAGACCTGAGGAGGATTATTCTTCACTACCACAGATCTGTCGCAGTTAAACCAAGCCACCAGTCGAGTGTCGTGGTCAGACATAACTTTGTAGGAAGCTCATTCACTTTGTGTCTGTTCAGACATGTGTTCATGTTTTCGGCTCGTTCATCCTCTCAAGCACGcgttgagggaatttcttcaaatttgtacaaatattcacttcaaGTGATTCTCAAACggaagaagcctcttggattAGAGGTGAAATTCAAGCAAGTCCTGTTGCCTACGTTCACTTGAAGATCCCATGACCTGTATGACTGAGAATCTCCACAGAGATGATCTGATTAgagtttggtggtcaaaggtcactgtgacctcacaaacatTGTTAAGGTGATATCTCCTGGTTGATGGAGGGACTGTCTTCACATTTTGTACTCGCGTTCACTTGGACCCAAAGATGACATTTGATGATTTTGgtgcctggaggtcaaaggtcaaggtcagagtgactTCACTTTACTGTGAATTTGGACGGAGGCATACAAGCGCAGTGTGGTATTTCtatttgtttctattttctttCCTGTTCACAACAAAGTTAAAGTTTTTAAGTTGTTTAAATTCAAGTCAGTGCCTCTTCCTCAGACATCATTGACTTCCTGTATCAGAGGGAACTCCCCGTCCTGAAGGAGAAACTAAAGAAGTGCATaagagaacaggaggagcaggatcaggaggagaaaaggtaCCGGCTGTGTGACATCATCACCTCACAGGACGACGACTATGAGGAGGTGAACAACAGTGAAGTGAATCCCAGTCGATCAGGAAACAGACGGATGTGAAGTCAGCAGCCGGCGACATAAGCAACAGGCCCCGCCCACTAGGCAGGACTTCCTGTCAGACTGAAACATTTCAGCTGTGTCTAAATTCAGGGGCCATCTCCTTTGGGGCTGCAGGTCCTGAAATGAGACGTCCAGTCCGACGGAGGATTAATGAACTAGGGCTGCAGGTTGGACAAGATTAACGTTTTAATCGCTCTTTAAAAATTTATAATTTGTCAAATGTTTGATCACataagaagataaaacacacgCAAATTAGACGAATATATTTAGGGTGTTTCTtttgttcaaatgtaaatattacattttcatttagctgatgcttctATCCAAACtactcacaataagtgcatcagcCATGAGGGAacaacccagaacaacaacaatcaagaaagtacaactTCTTCAGaaagctaaactacaaagtgctgtaAGGAAGTGACATTTAAGTGCTACATCATTTTTAGTTTAACATTCATTCAAGGAATAAGATAAACCTAagtgatattttcttttctctgaaatCTATCACTTTTAGTGTCTGCCCCCAAATTCATGATTTGGGCGCAGACACTTCTTAATATTAGCTGCATGTTAACGACATGCTAGTTACTGTTGGAGAAGAAATCCCTGGACACAGCTCATTTGACAAAGCAGATTTTCAGAATCAAGTGATCCTTAAGATTTCTGCTCAGTCACCGCGATCTGGCCTTCAGTTCCTGGAACCAGAGGAACTCGGAGCTGCACTGCTGATTGACGTTCTACTGGATGACTCAACCATGGGTGTTGCCCATTTTGGGAATACAGGGCTATCGCCATGGACCTTTTTTCTTTATCTGGAATAATTTTCAGTCGCCAGTTCACCAGAAAATCTACCAGCAGTGAAGGCGCCTGGTCCCAGTGAAGGCGCCTGGTCCCACtggctgagcagagaatctcctgttGCGTTGTTTGTATGTGAAAAACGAACTTTGGACCGTCTAACGTTCGTGTGAAACTTTTCTTCACATCGCTGTTCTTCGTCTGCTGTATTTCCTGTTGCTATACAACCAACTGCAGAGTAGACAATATATTTCCCAGTGTACACAACTGGGGCATTATCTATTGTTTAAAATGGAACGTAAGCTGTCAAATAAAGGTTAAGTACAAGTACCTATTgttgtgaaaaataaatgtgaccGTATAGTTTAAACTATCCCAATTGCAAAATGTTTTACATCTTAAGATTTGAAATTTGTGGGATGACAGGTTCTCATTGGCTGGTTTGTTGGGGGTCAGGGGTGAATGTCGCAGAAGGAACAAGGAGTGTGACATGTTCCTGTTGACTTTGATAAAGTTACAAATATGAGAAGGGACGTTACTACACCAATGAccatcggtgaaagtcaaggtTATTACTGATGGCAGTGGACGGAGCGAGTATAAGTACCACTAGTTTGTACTTGTATGGAGCTTTTCTGGTCTTGACACTCAAAGCGCTTCACAGTAGTTTTCCATTCAACCATACAttaatacagtgcatctattagtatcacttttttttttaggtaCCTAAGTgttaataaatatacaaatatagaaaaatacgaaactaataaaataaaaagttcagTGAACAAACAAGACAATGTTTATTAATACATTAACAATTaaaatcaaccccccccccactggatAAACTTCCACATTCAGTCTGATTTCttcaacttcctgtttccaggACAAGGTGAACTGAGTCACTGTAGTTCATGTCACTGGTGTATTCTGGGTAATGTAGTTGGTCGGTCAGCCTGTAGGCTGCTGGTTCTCTTCAGGATGTTCGACACAAACAGAAGTCCTGACGCTCGCTCTATGGTTTCTATGGGGACCAGGAAACGCTCCAGAGGAACCTTCTCATCTATTGGTTCATTTGGTAAAACATATGACCGAAGCTCCACCCCTCTACCATTCGCCTGCTCCAGGATCAGCACCTGAGGAGACACAGGACAGGTGACGTCATTGGCTGACAGACAGGtgacatcatcctcatcatagCGAGTACTCACCTTGAAGAAGTGGGTCGGCACAGCGACGTGGTTTTGTCCAATAACCTGATAACGAACGTAGAGTTTCCCATCAGCCTcctgcctgcaacacacacagctgacggGGTCATCCTGAAGCTCCTCCCACTGAGCGCTCagacaccacagaagaagagtgaggtTACCTGGGCAGGTAGAGGGGCCCGCTGCACACGTACACGTTCAGGTAACGTTTGGTCAAAGAGCGACAGAGTTTCTCCAGATTGTTCCAGGTGTTCTGGTTCAGGTGAGGgttctgagcacacacacacacacacacacacagtgagtgagtgagtgagtgagtgagtgagtgagtgagtgagtgagtgagagagagagagagagagacctgcgGGGCGACGTTGCTCAGGTAGAATGTGTCGTCCATTGCTTTCTGACtccacttgtgattggctgctgcagCCAGGTGACCTCTGTCGAAGCCACTCCCCCTGTAGTCATCATTGGTCGACCTGTGAAACAAGTGCACGCTGGAGAGGGCGGAGTTAAGTCTTAGTAGAAGTGATGAATCGGAACTTGAGTTTGTCTCCTGCTGAGGACTCACCTGTCGTCTGCTCTGAACTCACAGTTCTTCCTGTTTGATGACCCGCTAAGGGAGGCGGGGTTCAGCCTCTCTATCACCCAGGATGCAGTGCGTGTGCGGGGGTCGTAGGAGGTGACGTAGGACTCTCGAGTCTTGATGTTGGCCAATGAGGGGAAGCCATACTTCATCACAGCTACTGATGCACCTGGACTCACCTGGATTATCAGACAGCTGTAGTGAGTCACAATCCGCTTgttaaccaatcagagcagctgGATGAAGTCGTCCTGAAAAGAAAACCTGGTGTGATCTGGAGAAGATGGAGCGGATCTAGAAGGAACTTTTAAAACCATGAAGGTCCAGAGTCGAGACCAGGAGACCGAGCCTCAGTCTGACACACTCCTATGCTCACAGATAATGGGCCTCATCTAATAACAGAGACAAGTTCTTACTCTCTTAAAGaagtgcgtgcgtgtgcacaCCACCGTGCACACgcttgtaaatcagaatcatTCGAACCCGACAGGCGCCGTTAGTCAATGTGTACAAAGCCTGGGCTGCAACAAGCGGGGCGGTGGACGCTGTGTCTTAGATGCATCGGGACGTGGACAccgctgcttcaggatcagacACACGTTAAAGGTCCGGTCGTCCCCTGtctgcgtccccccccccccccccccacagacaagTTATTAGGatctgtctgtccctcactcTCTCACCGTCAGCTCGGAGGCCAGGACGCTCGGTACCGGAAGCACCGGGACT
The genomic region above belongs to Pleuronectes platessa chromosome 4, fPlePla1.1, whole genome shotgun sequence and contains:
- the endog gene encoding endonuclease G, mitochondrial isoform X2, producing MGSWCRTGATLVLGAGVGAAVCRLLSLRGREEEEEGAGVLHRVPVLPVPSVLASELTVSPGASVAVMKYGFPSLANIKTRESYVTSYDPRTRTASWVIERLNPASLSGSSNRKNCEFRADDSVHLFHRSTNDDYRGSGFDRGHLAAAANHKWSQKAMDDTFYLSNVAPQNPHLNQNTWNNLEKLCRSLTKRYLNVYVCSGPLYLPRQEADGKLYVRYQVIGQNHVAVPTHFFKVLILEQANGRGVELRSYVLPNEPIDEKVPLERFLVPIETIERASGLLFVSNILKRTSSLQADRPTTLPRIHQ
- the endog gene encoding endonuclease G, mitochondrial isoform X1 → MGSWCRTGATLVLGAGVGAAVCRLLSLRGREEEEEGAGVLHRVPVLPVPSVLASELTVSPGASVAVMKYGFPSLANIKTRESYVTSYDPRTRTASWVIERLNPASLSGSSNRKNCEFRADDSVHLFHRSTNDDYRGSGFDRGHLAAAANHKWSQKAMDDTFYLSNVAPQVSLSLSLTHSLTHSLTHSLTHSLCVCVCVCAQNPHLNQNTWNNLEKLCRSLTKRYLNVYVCSGPLYLPRQEADGKLYVRYQVIGQNHVAVPTHFFKVLILEQANGRGVELRSYVLPNEPIDEKVPLERFLVPIETIERASGLLFVSNILKRTSSLQADRPTTLPRIHQ